The sequence below is a genomic window from Bactrocera neohumeralis isolate Rockhampton chromosome 4, APGP_CSIRO_Bneo_wtdbg2-racon-allhic-juicebox.fasta_v2, whole genome shotgun sequence.
AGAGCAGGTATTAAAGGACTGCCGTTATGTGCAAGGACTCTTTTAGGTACCAGTAGGCAAGTAGTAGAAATTAAATCTGTAGCTGAGGGGGAGTTATTGTATTTGGgaatacaatataattttaattttccagaCTTTGATTCCCTAGACGATGTAGAAAAAGTTTCTATAGATGTAGGAATAGATGGActtaaattgtataaaagttcCAATAGGACATTATGGCCAATTTTAGGTCATGTAGTAGGCTTCCCTAATACAAGACCTTTTACAATCGCTTGCTTCTCAGGAATGAGTAAGCCAGCGAATGTAAATGACTTTATTAgggaattttgtgaagaaataaaGTTCTTGCAAGAAAACGGAGTTAAAGTAGGATCTAGGCAGAATTTGAAAGAGTTTAGTGTTAGGATTTTTGTTTGTGACGCACCGGCTCGCGCCTTTGTCACTGGTGTAGAGTCACACATCGGGAAGAATAGCTGCCCTAAATGCATTCAGGAAGGGATTTATAAAGGGAGGAGAGTGTGTTTCTCACAAACCGTAGGAGAACTTAGGACTGATAGTTCATTTAGGAATAGAGTAGATATAAGTCATCATTTAGACGATTTTAAGCAGGGGGAAAATTTGCTAGAATCTGTAAATATAAACATGGTTTCTCAATTTCCGTTAGATCCAATGCATTTAGTTGATTTAGGGGTTACTAAGAAACTTCTTCAGTTGCTTGTTAAAAGAGGGAACGtaacaaaaatgaatgaaaaaatattatatattaacgaCTACGTTCCCTCTGAATTTTCCAGGCGCAGTAGAGATCTGGACGAAATAAGCAACTGGAAGTCCACAGAATATCgtcaatttttgttgtattcggGTATAATTGTGTTAAAAGATTGCATACCGGACGATTTGTATTATCATTTTCTTTTGCTACATTCCGGTATTCGTCTTCTAAGTTGCGAAAAATCTTGTAGAGTAGAATCCACTGTTGTCAATGAATTGTTAAAGGAATTTGTTaagttattttgtaatttttatggaCAACATTTGGTTAGTTTCAATATTCATGGTCTTTTGCATTTAACTGATTGCGTTAAAAAATTCGGGCATCTAGATAATTTTTCGgcatataaatttgaaaatcataTGCAATATTTGAAACGTACAATTAATAATCCTAATAAGATTTTGCAGCAATTATATTTAAGAATAGAAGAAAGAAGAAATGTTACAGATTCTAGCAAAATTCCTCGAATAGATAGGTTtattattaattgcaaaaaagaTAAAGATAGTTTCTTTTTTAGCAGTAAAATAGGGTCTTTGAAAATTATCAACCAACAAAACCAACCAGATACTTTTGGTTGTCTTATTTTGACAAAAGTTGGTGATGTTTTCAAAGAGCCTTTGGTGTCCTCATCTGGTTTAGGTATTCTAGTAGGCGAAATTAAAGATGAggacattaaaattattaaaaaagtagatttagaatttaaatatttttctattccaATAgggaataaatttattttaattcctcTATTGcacaatttgttttataattttacatagATAAATGGATTTTTCTTTCCCAATTGACACCTCTTCCCCGGAGAACATTACTCCACGGCAGCGAGATGGTAAAATGACTTTATTGTACTTATGTGTTTTTCATTGTAATcattttaactttctttatagGAGAAGAAATGAGCCAATTTCATATCGCCGAGCCCCATTCGCAGCGTATGGCCACCCAACTCCAACTTAATATAAGTGGGGATACTGCGTCGGTACTGCAGAAAATCCTTGAAAGCCTTGGTAGGATAGAATCTCGGCAAGAAGACATGATAAAACGTCAAGAAGACATGATAAATCGGTTATCAGCTGTAGAAAGCGCTCTTGCTAAGAAGgtatttgttgaaataaaatcattatattttaaaattattttaattatttattattttaaatttcagatgCCAGAACGTGCGGAGATCCAAGCACAAGGTCAATTGTTGCGGGAGTGTAAGGTGCTCTCGGCAAAAACCCACCGCAGTGTAAGCCGCATCACTGGCGAAGGAGTGAGCGAGGAGCAGACTCTGTTGCAAAGCTTGTTCCCAATGTCGTCAGAGGAAACATTGCTGAAGGTGGAGGAGCACCTTACACTCCAAACTTACTCTGACGCTATTGTATGTTTGCCTTTCtttccatatatatgtatatatatatataaatatttatagataaatatacatttatagacGGCCAttattctaaatataaaatttaccaaGGACTCGATAGAGAAGGTGATGCAGTCCTTATTTAGTGACGAGTTGGTGTGGCTGTATAACTACGAAGGAAAAGCTGGAAAAAAGGCCCTAAACAAATTAAGAATAGTGGATATCATTCTCGGTAATATTAAtctatttttattcttttaatttttatttttacttttcctttttttttaatttttcgttttttaatttttcctttttaattataaatattttacatatagctGCATTTGTAAATGTgcaagataaaaaaattttagctgtAAGACGTTTTGTCAGTTTAAGCCATAATAGATATAAGCATATAAAACGTAATATGAGGAACTAGatccttttaaatttaattttaagtttttttttattattatatttatagattAGTAcgtaatatttatgaataaaataagaaataattaatgtttttcttttttttcagtttttatttttattttcagtaatatgtcttttataatatttttccactcttttattttcaggttttaataacctttattttattttcagtaatttgtcttttataatcttttttcactttattttcagctaataataattcttttctgtaattaatcttttttcagatgaaattctttttttaaattaaatatatttttatttatgaaatgttagcgttgaaataattaattacaattttatataaatacttatgtaaatattgatgaaaaataataaatttaataatataaaaattaaaaaaataaaaagttttctttgaaattttaataaattttgaaagtaggaatcaaaaaatgcaaccctgtatCAGCTGATAAtacaaccctgcatcagctgtttaaaatgcaaccctgcatcagccgtcgattggggatattagagcaggacagatatacttttttatatgacactgctgaatgagcgcaacaaagatgtatgatcacatgtatacgtacgtgagtaggtaaaatatctgccaggcttaagaaacattctatatgtttaccaccacgtttaccaccatgttacccgctaattatctggtgttttacccgctcatggttggcagggttaGTTCCTTCGCCAGTTCGCTCGCTTAGTTTGGGATTAAAAATAGTCGTCAATGTGCGTTTTTGTAGCGATTTAGAAATATTCACAAAGAGCGGtacacacgcacaaacatatgcagaaaaaaaagaaacttaaaattcaaattgaattgAATAGGCACATACCCAGAATGCATTGCCATAATCAATGCGACGCTCTGCAGCATCAACAGTGCTCGTCGGACACAAAATCCTGCCACAATAGCGATCTGTAAGTGGCGGATAATGCCGCGGTAGTAGTGGTAAATATTTTgctacttgttgtttttgttactactACTGGCTtttctgttgttgctgctgtagtTACAGTTGTCCGTTTTGTTGCTGGCATTAAGCCGACATAGAAATGCGTTACTGAGCGCCGCTGCTGGAGCTTTGCATACCTAAAGGCACTTTAAAGGTAATGGATGCAATTTATTTAGCGCGAAAAATGCATATATAGGTATGTTTTAAAGAAATTGAAACAGTTTACTTTGTACCtgtggatttatttaatttgagttttactattttctttgttttggcATTTGGCACGCGGAATAGTTGCAcacaaattcaattacttttaaGTGTCGTTATTTAACGGTGTGGAAGGCAGAATTTTGATGCAGAGGAGTGCAGTGGTTTAGAGGTAGTGattaatatgatttaaaaaaagtagccgaaaattcaaaagacaataAAAGTACGAAATATCAGAATAttctaaaaatgtttgtaaattgtaaaaatgcaAAAGTGTCAACGattgtttttaacaaaaacgtCCGGAAACACGATGTGTACTTCGCCTGTAGACAATATTATGATATGaattttcggtatttttttaatgaaaagggGAGATTCCAGCTTTGACTATCTGCTACCATAAAGGCTCCTTAAGGCGGACGGCATTTAACTAAAGCGTTCAcaattaaagcaattttttttttatttcatttgaccCTATTCTTCTTTCATCAGTAAGttcatattcttcttcttcttaattggcgtagaaaccgcttaagcgattatagccgagttaacaacagcgcgccagtcgtttcttcttttcgctacgtggcgccaattggatattccaagcgaagccaggtccttctccacttggtccttccaacggagtggaggtcttcctcttcctctgcttcccccggcgggtactgcgtcgaatactttcagagctggagtgttttcgtccatccggacaacatgacctagccagcgtagccgctgtcttttaattcgctgaactatgtcgatgtcgtcgtatatctcgtacagctcatcgttccatcgaatgcggtattcgccgtggctaacgcgcaagggaccataaatctttcgcagaacttttctctcgaaaactcgcaacgtcgactcatccgttgttgacatcgtccaagactctgcgccatacagcaggacgggaattatgagtgacttatagagtttggtttttgtttgtcgagagaggactttgcttctcaattgcctactcagtccaaagtagcacctgttggcaagagttatcctgcgttggatttctaggctgacattgttggtggtgtttacgctggttccaagataaacgaaattatctacgacttcaaagttatgactgtcaacagtgacgtgagtgccaagtcgcgagtgcgacgactgtttgtttgatgacaggagatatttcgtcttgccctcgttcactgccagacctattttctgtgcttccttgtccagcctggagaaagcagaactaacggcgcgggtgttgaggccgatgatatcaatatcatcggcatacgccagtagctgtacactcttatagaagatggtaccttctctatttagttctgcggctcgaactattttctccaaaagcaggttgaaaaagtcgcacgatagggaatcgccttgtctgaaacctcgtttggtatcgaacggctcggagagatccttcccgatcctgacggagcttttggtgttactcaacgtcagtttacacagccgtattagttttgcggggataccaaattcagacatcgcggcataaaggcagctccttttcgtgctgtcgaaaacagcttcgaaatcgacgaagaggtggtgtgtgtcgattctactttcacgggtcttttccaagatttggcgcatggtgaatatctggtcggttgttgatttgccaggtctaaagccacactgataaggtccaatcagtttgttgacggtgggctttaatctttcacacaatacgctcgatagaaccttatatgcgatgttgaggaggctaatcccacggtagttggcgcagattgtggggtctccttttttatggattgggcatagcacacttaaattccaatcgttgggcatgctttcgtccgaccatattttacaaagaagctgatgcatgcaccttatcagttctcagccggcaatccgtcggcccctgccgctttgttgttcttcaggcgggcaattgctattcgaacttcttcatggtcgggtaatggaacgtctgctccatcgtcatcgattggggaatcgggttctccctctcctggtgttgtgcgttcactgccattcagcaggctggagaagtgttccctccataatttaagtatgctctgggcatcagtgactagatcacctttgggggttctacaagagtacgctccggtcttgaaaccttccgtaagtcgccgcattttttcgtagaattttcgagcattaaccctgtcggccagcttatcaagctcttcgtactcacgcatttcagcctctttcttcttctgtctacaaatgcgtctcgcttccctcttcaactctcggtatctatcccatcccgcacgtgtagtggtcgatcgtaacgttgggaggtaggcagcctgttttatatattatattcatgaaatgtaaaataatataagtCTTTTAGGCTTTTAAGGTAAATTCATCTTCTATAACATAAGAAACAGAACAGAGGCAAGGTAAATCGTAAGAAGAGAATAAAACTATCACTCGCTTCCAATTCGGTCCAATTTGAAAGTCACGcagtaaatttattaatttgtatacaaaattgTAGGCTTGAAAAATAGCAGCTCACTTTTAATGCGGCTGGTTTTAGTGTGCCACTACATTAATGAAAGGAATTCATTGAACGCATTTAGTTGAAGCTTTTTGAGccatcttaaaaatatatatataattatatttaagttaaagaTAAAAATAGTAATCAGCTCGACCTTATTCAGATTGTTGGAAGGCGTTTTCAGCCCAGTCGGTCACCAAGTTGAGAGCTTAACGAGCGTATTCAGGAAATTTTCATCTACCTTAACAACTTCTTCGTCGGCAACCACCGTCCTACAAATTTCACCCACAGTCAATACAATACCACAATCCTTTCAAAGCCAATGATCGTTGTCTAGCAATCTTTTCAACACACTTAATCGatgacaattttcaataacaaaacaaatacgtttttgttttgtttttaaatttaaagagaaTAACAATAAAAGGAGGTCTCTTTCGGAGCTGCACATTTATGCAATTTGTGCAACAATCAGCGAAGCAAGAAGAACAATTAtagaacataaattttaaatttattgtaatttcttTTGCGCTCTTCACTTTTAGGCGCACTCACACGCATGCACCGAATCATAGTTAGGACTTTAGATGGTAAAAGTGACGTTACAATAGGACACAACGAGCTCAATGGCTCGCCATGTCTGTTTCTGCGCGGTGCGAGTTAGATGGAAATGACTGAAGTATTAAAAG
It includes:
- the LOC126755760 gene encoding uncharacterized protein LOC126755760; the encoded protein is MDFSFPIDTSSPENITPRQRDGEEMSQFHIAEPHSQRMATQLQLNISGDTASVLQKILESLGRIESRQEDMIKRQEDMINRLSAVESALAKKMPERAEIQAQGQLLRECKVLSAKTHRSVSRITGEGVSEEQTLLQSLFPMSSEETLLKVEEHLTLQTYSDAITAIILNIKFTKDSIEKVMQSLFSDELVWLYNYEGKAGKKALNKLRIVDIILAAFVNVQDKKILAVRRFVSLSHNRYKHIKRNMRN